Proteins encoded in a region of the Drosophila busckii strain San Diego stock center, stock number 13000-0081.31 chromosome 2L, ASM1175060v1, whole genome shotgun sequence genome:
- the LOC108608048 gene encoding mitochondrial basic amino acids transporter isoform X2, with protein MLLDFIAGLFGGAAGVLVGHPLDTVKVHLQTDDPRNPKYKGTFHCMRVILLNDNVRGLYRGISSPMMGIGLVNAIVFGVYGNIQRISDNPNSLMTHFFAGATAGVAQGVICAPMELAKTRLQLSTQIDSGQRFKGPIDCLKYIQKTEGLRGTFKGLSATILRDVPVTLYLMNL; from the exons ATGTTGCTAGATTTTATTGCTGGCCTTTTTGGag GTGCCGCAGGTGTACTTGTTGGACATCCACTCGATACAGTTAAAGTTCACCTGCAAACTGATGATCCTCGAAATCCAAAATATAAAGGTACATTCCATTGCATGAGAGTGATACTGCTTAACGACAATGTGAGAGGACTTTATCGTGGAATCAGCAGTCCAATGATGGGCATTGGTTTAGTTAATGCAATAGTCTTTGGAGTGTATGGCAACATTCAAAGGATTTCAGACAACCCCAATTCCTTGATGACCCATTTTTTTGCGGGCGCTACAGCTGGGGTAGCCCAGGGCGTTATATGCGCTCCAATGGAGCTGGCAAAAACCAGACTTCAGCTATCCACACAGATTGATTCGGGACAAAGATTCAAAGGACCAATCGATTgcttaaaatacatacaaaaaaccGAAGGACTTCGAGGTACCTTTAAAGGACTTTCAGCAACAATACTAAGAGATGTACCAG TTACTTTGTATCTTATGAATTTATGA
- the LOC108608048 gene encoding mitochondrial basic amino acids transporter isoform X1, with protein MLLDFIAGLFGGAAGVLVGHPLDTVKVHLQTDDPRNPKYKGTFHCMRVILLNDNVRGLYRGISSPMMGIGLVNAIVFGVYGNIQRISDNPNSLMTHFFAGATAGVAQGVICAPMELAKTRLQLSTQIDSGQRFKGPIDCLKYIQKTEGLRGTFKGLSATILRDVPGFSSYFVSYEFMMSLKETPSSLYTLMSGGFAGICSWLACYPIDVVKTQLQADALGKAALYNGFVDCAIKNYEKEGIHFFFRGLNSTLLRAFPMNAACFFVVEYVLDFCKRHNIELIGNSNRSLKVVKLENTTEHDLQTDGELVRKIISDNSSDFLFTNDVIIGSFNDKQHWEKNQESKMRGS; from the exons ATGTTGCTAGATTTTATTGCTGGCCTTTTTGGag GTGCCGCAGGTGTACTTGTTGGACATCCACTCGATACAGTTAAAGTTCACCTGCAAACTGATGATCCTCGAAATCCAAAATATAAAGGTACATTCCATTGCATGAGAGTGATACTGCTTAACGACAATGTGAGAGGACTTTATCGTGGAATCAGCAGTCCAATGATGGGCATTGGTTTAGTTAATGCAATAGTCTTTGGAGTGTATGGCAACATTCAAAGGATTTCAGACAACCCCAATTCCTTGATGACCCATTTTTTTGCGGGCGCTACAGCTGGGGTAGCCCAGGGCGTTATATGCGCTCCAATGGAGCTGGCAAAAACCAGACTTCAGCTATCCACACAGATTGATTCGGGACAAAGATTCAAAGGACCAATCGATTgcttaaaatacatacaaaaaaccGAAGGACTTCGAGGTACCTTTAAAGGACTTTCAGCAACAATACTAAGAGATGTACCAG GTTTCTCCAGTTACTTTGTATCTTATGAATTTATGATGTCACTCAAAGAGACGCCAAGCTCGCTATATACTCTTATGTCCGGTGGCTTTGCGGGCATATGCTCCTGGCTGGCCTGTTATCCCATTGATGTTGTTAAAACGCAACTACAAGCGGATGCCTTGGGGAAAGCAGCGCTATACAATGGCTTCGTTGActgtgcaataaaaaattatgaaaaagaGGGAATCCATTTCTTTTTTCGTGGCCTCAACTCAACGTTACTTCGCGCGTTTCCAATGAATGCCGCatgcttttttgttgttgaatatGTTTTGGATTTTTGTAAGCGTCATAACATTGAGTTAATTGGTAATTCAAACCGGTCACTGAAAGTTGTAAAGTTGGAAAACACAACAGAACATGATCTGCAAACAGATGGGGAGTTGGTACGTAAAATAATTTCGGATAATTCTTCAGATTTTCTATTTACAAATGATGTCATAATTGGAAGTTTTAATGATAAGCAGCATTGGGAAAAAAATCAGGAAAGTAAAATGCGAGGTTCATAG